A part of Diprion similis isolate iyDipSimi1 chromosome 12, iyDipSimi1.1, whole genome shotgun sequence genomic DNA contains:
- the LOC124412990 gene encoding cytochrome P450 4C1-like codes for MNVLTLLLTAACAIILIRIGQWFHKFYHFAKIIDKIPGPKAYPIIGTAIALSKIKREDWYKWFQAQGKKYEDGIFRLWVGTRAEVHLGTAENVSAIFPSKNLITKSEIYDFLHPWLGSGLITSSGDKWHRQRRLLTPTFHFNILEEYSVVMFEKAEILKQCIESELKNRPNEPIDMFTLITRCALDIICESAMGININAQTDDNAEYTTTLHDITCETVERVFRPWIHNNWIYYKLRRGREFKSNLDTAHRFTERVITTKKLTRKSHQENNATEFEKPKRRAFLDHLLNACAHEKTPITDNELRDEVDTFLFAGHDTTAAAISWALFCIGNNPDVEEKIHEEHLRVFGDSLEAATLQQINELKYLERVMKETMRLFPPVPSVGRIITEDMDIAGYKIPIGTNITIDMYQIHRDPKHWPNPEKFDPDRFLPENSHGRHPYAYVPFSAGPRNCIGQRFSMLEQKIVLTAVLKQWRIKSAIKYDEAECYNEFILRPQNGIKIHFTPK; via the exons ATGAATGTTTTGACACTCCTGCTTACGGCAGCATGTGCCATAATTTTAATAAGAATAGGTCAATGGTTTCACAAATTTTACCACTTTGCCAAAATTATCGATAAGATTCCTGGACCAAAAGCTTATCCCATCATTGGAACTGCGATCGCCTTAAGTAAAATCAAACGGGAAG ATTGGTACAAATGGTTCCAGGCTCAGGGCAAGAAGTACGAGGATGGAATATTTCGTTTATGGGTTGGCACGAGAGCCGAGGTTCACCTCGGTACAGCTGAGAATGTTAgc GCGATTTTCCCGAGTAAGAATCTTATTACCAAATCCGAGATTTACGATTTCCTCCACCCGTGGCTGGGTTCAGGCCTGATAACTTCATCAG GTGATAAATGGCATCGGCAAAGAAGACTTCTCACTCCCACTTTCCATTTCAACATACTGGAAGAATATTCAGTGGTAATGTTTGAGAAGGCAGAAATATTGAAGCAATGCATCGAGTCAGAACTGAAAAATCGCCCAAATGAACCGATCGACATGTTCACTCTCATCACAAGATGTGCACTGGACATCATCTGCG AATCGGCAATGGGGATCAACATCAATGCTCAAACAGACGACAATGCAGAGTATACCACGACCTTacatga TATCACCTGTGAAACGGTCGAACGAGTTTTCCGTCCTTGGATACACAATAACTGGATTTATTACAAACTCCGTCGTGGAAGGGAATTCAAAAGCAATCTTGACACTGCCCATAGATTTACAGAGAGG gtGATTACCACAAAAAAACTGACCCGAAAATCCCatcaagaaaataatgccaCAGAGTTCG AAAAACCAAAACGGCGGGCATTTTTAGATCACTTATTAAATGCTTGTGCCCATGAGAAGACACCCATTACTGACAACGAGTTGAGAGACGAAGTGGACACCTTTCTATTTGCG gggcATGATACAACAGCCGCAGCTATAAGTTGGGCTCTTTTCTGTATTGGCAATAATCCGGACGTCGAAGAGAAAATTCATGAGGAACACTTGCGCGTCTTTGGGGATTCGCTAGAGGCGGCAACGCTCCAGCAAATTAATGAACTTAAATACCTTGAAAGAGTGATGAAGGAAACTATGAGGCTATTTCCTCCTGTACCGTCGGTGGGACGAATTATTACGGAAGACATGGACATAG CCGGATACAAAATCCCCATAGGTACCAACATCACTATTGACATGTATCAGATTCATCGGGATCCGAAACATTGGCCAAATCCCGAAAAATTCGACCCGGATAGATTTTTGCCGGAGAATTCTCATGGACGACATCCGTACGCGTACGTGCCTTTCAGTGCTGGGCCAAGGAATTGTATTGGACAAAGGTTTTCTATGCTGGAACAAAAAATCGTATTGACCGCAGTGTTGAAACAATGGAGAATTAAGAGCGCTATAAAATATGATGAGGCTGAATGTTACAATGAATTCATTCTGAGGCCGCAAAATGGAATCAAAATTCACTTCACACCTAAATGA